The following proteins are encoded in a genomic region of Musa acuminata AAA Group cultivar baxijiao chromosome BXJ2-11, Cavendish_Baxijiao_AAA, whole genome shotgun sequence:
- the LOC135627212 gene encoding calcium-binding protein PBP1-like, whose translation MARGQQRRPMEFEDFLPVMAEKLGGDGLVEELCNGFRLLMDPRHRLITFDSLKRNAALLGLDGLRDDELRAMIREGDADGDGALSQWEFCVLMVRLSPQLMEAPSQRMDQPSAFMS comes from the coding sequence ATGGCGCGGGGGCAGCAGCGGCGGCCGATGGAGTTCGAGGACTTCCTCCCCGTCATGGCGGAGAAGCTCGGGGGGGACGGCCTCGTGGAGGAACTCTGCAATGGGTTCCGCCTCCTGATGGACCCCCGTCACCGGCTCATCACCTTCGACAGCCTCAAGCGCAACGCTGCCCTGCTAGGCCTCGACGGCCTCCGCGACGATGAGCTCCGGGCCATGATCCGGGAGGGCGACGCCGACGGCGACGGCGCGCTCAGCCAGTGGGAGTTCTGCGTCCTCATGGTCCGCCTCAGCCCCCAGCTGATGGAGGCACCCAGCCAGCGGATGGACCAGCCCTCCGCATTCATGAGCTAA
- the LOC135627211 gene encoding G-type lectin S-receptor-like serine/threonine-protein kinase B120 isoform X2 codes for MGSQCMGFAVLLLSLLLVSPASLSYAKDTLELDGYIEDGETLISAGEIFELGFFSPGSSKYRYIGIWYYNFSTDTVLWVANREAPVHDTSGRLAVGGDGNLVVLNGSRSVLWSSNVSLSSNASTVQLLDDGNLVLNDTGRVAWQSFENPTDTYLPGMKVGLDLTTNVNQYITSWKSSDDPAPGNYSMGVDPNRSTQIFVWEGTKPRWRSGRWNGQVFIGIQNMVPTYIYGFKLSNFELEKKMYFYYNAFNSSHRYVLTWEGIEKHLTWKDDTKFWSTFWAQPITDCELYNKCGNYGSCTDENTPICSCLKGYVPAVEAEWSSGNWTSGCVRRTPLQCERNSSGGAGSVQTDGFWKMEGVKLPDLSDWASGVVDEDGCGAACLGNCSCQAYAYVTGIGCLVWGVDLVDIHIFSSGGNDMYLRLAASEIQTKKKKSFVILIVVLAVVLSLGCIYLFFKCKKRIRAFYRRRGGGGIVSVDPNRDRDRAEGGVSFRIPDESKDQKCQELPLFSFDSIVASTSNFALANLLGEGGFGPVYKGTLPGGQEVALKRLSRSSGQGETEFKNEVILMAKLQHRNLVRLLGCCIHGEERILVYEYMPNRSLNAFLFDPRKKGLLEWKTRYDIIEGIARGLLYLHRDSRLRIIHRDLKASNILLDKDMNPKISDFGMARIFGSDDNETNTKRVVGTYGYMSPEYAMQGVFSVKSDVYSFGVLLLEIVSGRKNSSFAHQDSSLNLLGSAWKLWNEDNVMEFVDPAIRDSCSPRQASRCVNVGLLCVQDRPNDRPTMSSVVIMLEGGTAAYPQPKQPTFSAERSPSDTESSTFGLRVASASNSITLLTAR; via the exons ATGGGATCTCAGTGCATGGGTTTCGCAGTCCTGCTGCTCTCGCTTCTGCTCGTCTCACCGGCTTCTCTCTCGTATGCCAAGGACACCCTCGAACTAGACGGGTACATCGAAGACGGCGAGACGCTGATCTCCGCCGGCGAGATCTTCGAGCTTGGCTTCTTCAGCCCCGGCAGCTCCAAGTACCGGTACATCGGGATTTGGTACTACAACTTCTCCACCGACACCGTCCTCTGGGTGGCCAACCGCGAGGCGCCCGTTCACGACACCTCAGGCCGCCTTGCCGTCGGCGGCGACGGCAACCTCGTGGTCCTGAACGGCAGCCGGAGCGTCCTGTGGTCCTCGAACGTGTCCTTGTCGTCGAACGCGTCGACGGTGCAGCTGCTGGACGATGGCAACCTCGTGCTCAACGACACCGGCCGCGTCGCATGGCAGAGCTTCGAGAACCCCACCGACACGTACCTGCCCGGCATGAAGGTCGGCCTCGACCTCACCACCAACGTGAACCAGTACATCACGTCGTGGAAGAGCAGCGACGACCCGGCGCCGGGGAACTACTCCATGGGCGTCGACCCCAACCGGTCGACTCAGATCTTCGTGTGGGAGGGGACGAAGCCGCGGTGGAGGTCCGGGCGGTGGAACGGGCAGGTCTTCATCGGGATCCAGAACATGGTGCCCACCTACATCTACGGGTTCAAGCTGAGCAACTTCGAGCTGGAGAAGAAGATGTACTTCTACTACAACGCGTTCAACAGCTCGCACCGCTACGTGCTCACATGGGAGGGGATCGAAAAGCATTTGACATGGAAGGACGACACCAAGTTCTGGTCTACGTTCTGGGCGCAACCCATCACGGACTGCGAGCTCTACAACAAATGCGGCAACTACGGGAGCTGCACCGACGAGAACACCCCGATATGCTCTTGCTTAAAGGGATACGTGCCGGCGGTGGAGGCGGAGTGGAGCAGCGGGAACTGGACCAGTGGGTGCGTGAGGAGAACGCCATTGCAGTGCGAGAGGAACAGCAGCGGCGGAGCTGGGAGCGTACAGACCGACGGGTTCTGGAAGATGGAAGGGGTGAAGCTGCCGGACTTGTCGGACTGGGCCTCGGGCGTCGTCGACGAAGACGGATGCGGAGCCGCCTGCTTGGGTAATTGCTCTTGCCAAGCCTACGCGTACGTGACCGGGATCGGATGCCTGGTGTGGGGTGTGGATTTGGTTGACATACACATCTTTTCCAGCGGCGGCAATGACATGTACCTCCGCCTTGCTGCGTCGGAGATCC agaccaagaagaagaagagcttcgtGATACTCATAGTTGTTTTAGCAGTGGTCTTATCACTGGGATGCATCTACCTGTTCTTCAAGTGCAAGAAAAGAATCAGAG CGTTCTATCGACGGAGAGGAGGCGGAGGAATCGTGTCGGTCGATCCCAACAGAGATAGAGATCGAGCAGAAGGTGGAGTGTCGTTTCGCATTCCAGATGAATCGAAGGACCAAAAATGCCAAGAGCTGCCTCTGTTTAGTTTCGATTCGATCGTTGCTTCCACATCCAACTTTGCACTCGCCAATCTGCTCGGTGAAGGTGGATTCGGTCCTGTTTACAAG GGTACGCTACCTGGAGGCCAAGAAGTAGCTCTAAAGAGACTGTCAAGGAGCTCGGGACAAGGCGAGACCGAATTCAAGAATGAGGTCATCCTAATGGCAAAGCTACAGCACAGGAACCTCGTGAGGCTCTTGGGTTGTTGCATTCATGGAGAAGAGAGGATACTCGTCTACGAATACATGCCCAATAGAAGCTTGAATGCCTTCCTTTTTG ATCCGAGAAAGAAGGGATTGCTGGAGTGGAAGACGAGGTACGACATCATCGAAGGGATCGCCCGAGGCCTCCTCTACCTTCACAGGGACTCGAGACTACGGATCATACACCGGGATCTGAAGGCCAGCAACATATTGCTGGACAAGGACATGAATCCCAAGATCTCAGATTTCGGCATGGCGAGGATCTTCGGCAGTGACGACAACGAAACAAACACGAAAAGGGTGGTGGGAACATA TGGTTATATGTCTCCGGAGTACGCAATGCAAGGAGTCTTCTCTGTGAAATCCGACGTTTATAGCTTCGGTGTGCTGCTTCTAGAGATTGTGAGCGGACGAAAGAACAGCAGTTTCGCGCATCAAGACTCGTCACTTAACCTCCTAGGCAGC GCATGGAAGCTGTGGAACGAGGACAACGTGATGGAGTTTGTGGATCCGGCGATAAGGGATTCATGCTCACCGAGGCAGGCATCGAGGTGCGTCAACGTGGGGCTCTTGTGCGTGCAGGACCGGCCAAATGATCGACCAACGATGTCGTCGGTAGTAATAATGTTGGAGGGTGGGACTGCTGCTTATCCACAGCCGAAACAGCCCACGTTTTCAGCAGAAAGGAGCCCCAGCGATACGGAGTCATCCACGTTTGGTCTCAGAGTTGCTTCCGCCAGTAACTCCATCACTTTGCTCACTGCAAGATAG
- the LOC135627006 gene encoding cyclin-U1-1-like — protein MPSSTMEDVAGGDTGDAEAAARVLDGIVHALERMVARNERVTRTDAEEEEDEEEGETAALGAERMRGRGLAAFRGTRSPGISVGKYLERLWRYTGCSSSCFVVGFVYIDRVAHRHPASPVVSLNVHRLVLTSLLIASKVLDDKHHNNAFFAKVGGVSNAELNRMELELLFLLDFGLVVSSRVFESYRRHLEKEKMLARATQELGRAVVDASANGGVHGLRNGSSRHSFSSPRCSIDW, from the exons ATGCCTTCTTCAACGATGGAGGACGTCGCAGGTGGCGACACGGGCGACGCGGAGGCGGCGGCACGGGTGCTGGACGGGATCGTGCACGCGCTGGAGCGGATGGTGGCGCGGAACGAGCGGGTGACACGGACagacgcggaggaggaggaggatgaggaggagggggAGACGGCGGCGTTAGGAGCAGAGCGGATGCGGGGGAGGGGGCTGGCGGCGTTCCGGGGGACGCGGTCGCCGGGCATCAGCGTGGGGAAGTACCTGGAGCGGCTGTGGCGGTACACGGGGTGCAGCTCCTCGTGCTTCGTGGTGGGCTTTGTGTACATCGACCGGGTCGCCCACCGCCACCCGGCCTCCCCCGTCGTCTCCCTCAACGTCCACCGCCTCGTCCTCACCAGCCTCCTTATCGCCTCCAAGGTCCTCGACGACAA GCACCACAACAACGCATTCTTCGCGAAGGTGGGCGGCGTGAGCAACGCAGAGCTGAACCGGATGGAGTTGGAGCTCCTCTTCCTGCTGGACTTTGGCCTGGTGGTGAGCTCTCGGGTGTTCGAGAGCTACCGCCGGCATCTTGAGAAGGAAAAAATGCTGGCCCGGGCCACTCAAGAGTTGGGCAGAGCCGTCGTCGATGCCTCTGCCAATGGTGGTGTCCATGGTCTCCGTAATGGCTCGTCGCGGCACTCTTTTTCGTCACCACGCTGCTCTATAGACTGGTGA
- the LOC135626749 gene encoding protein VASCULATURE COMPLEXITY AND CONNECTIVITY-like codes for MLFSCFCSYYITNPPSLAWKHHTSPLLLLLLRSHRWSRKEKMARMRGILICILIVIMDIVAGILGIEAQVAQNKGKHLRVLIFECKEPVHEAYRLGLAAAILLLLAHAVTNLFGGCVCICTTEEFSRSSANKQMAAATLVLSWIILAVGFIMLLTGALGNAKSKTSCGLPHRHLLSIGGILCFIHAVFSVAYYAAATATSAEAEGRTTTRDVGAAPTARRPQQMQA; via the exons ATGTTATTCTCTTGCTTTTGCAGCTATTATATTACCAACCCTCCATCCCTTGCTTGGAAACACCACAcatcacctcttcttcttcttcttcttcgatctcATCGCTGGTCTCGAAAGGAAAAAATGGCGAGAATGAGAGGGATTCTTATCTGCATCCTGATAGTGATCATGGACATTGTTGCTGGTATTCTTGGGATAGAagctcaggttgcccaaaacaaG GGCAAGCATTTGAGGGTGTTGATCTTCGAGTGCAAAGAGCCCGTCCATGAAGCCTACAGGTTGGGACTGGCTGCAGCCATACTACTGTTGCTGGCTCACGCAGTCACAAACCTGTTCGGTGGGTGCGTTTGCATCTGCACCACCGAGGAATTTAGTCGATCATCGGCAAACAAGCAAATGGCTGCAGCTACACTTGTGCTCTCATG GATAATTCTGGCGGTGGGATTCATCATGTTGCTCACCGGCGCGTTGGGCAATGCCAAGTCGAAAACCTCCTGCGGGCTTCCTCACCGTCACTTGTTGTCCATCGGTGGGATCCTGTGCTTCATCCACGCAGTGTTCAGCGTCGCCTACTACGCCGCCGCGACCGCCACATCAGCGGAAGCGGAAGGGAGGACGACGACCAGGGATGTCGGCGCTGCCCCAACGGCGCGAAGGCCCCAACAAATGCAAGCCTGA
- the LOC135627211 gene encoding G-type lectin S-receptor-like serine/threonine-protein kinase B120 isoform X1 has product MGSQCMGFAVLLLSLLLVSPASLSYAKDTLELDGYIEDGETLISAGEIFELGFFSPGSSKYRYIGIWYYNFSTDTVLWVANREAPVHDTSGRLAVGGDGNLVVLNGSRSVLWSSNVSLSSNASTVQLLDDGNLVLNDTGRVAWQSFENPTDTYLPGMKVGLDLTTNVNQYITSWKSSDDPAPGNYSMGVDPNRSTQIFVWEGTKPRWRSGRWNGQVFIGIQNMVPTYIYGFKLSNFELEKKMYFYYNAFNSSHRYVLTWEGIEKHLTWKDDTKFWSTFWAQPITDCELYNKCGNYGSCTDENTPICSCLKGYVPAVEAEWSSGNWTSGCVRRTPLQCERNSSGGAGSVQTDGFWKMEGVKLPDLSDWASGVVDEDGCGAACLGNCSCQAYAYVTGIGCLVWGVDLVDIHIFSSGGNDMYLRLAASEIQTKKKKSFVILIVVLAVVLSLGCIYLFFKCKKRIRGTARDAFYRRRGGGGIVSVDPNRDRDRAEGGVSFRIPDESKDQKCQELPLFSFDSIVASTSNFALANLLGEGGFGPVYKGTLPGGQEVALKRLSRSSGQGETEFKNEVILMAKLQHRNLVRLLGCCIHGEERILVYEYMPNRSLNAFLFDPRKKGLLEWKTRYDIIEGIARGLLYLHRDSRLRIIHRDLKASNILLDKDMNPKISDFGMARIFGSDDNETNTKRVVGTYGYMSPEYAMQGVFSVKSDVYSFGVLLLEIVSGRKNSSFAHQDSSLNLLGSAWKLWNEDNVMEFVDPAIRDSCSPRQASRCVNVGLLCVQDRPNDRPTMSSVVIMLEGGTAAYPQPKQPTFSAERSPSDTESSTFGLRVASASNSITLLTAR; this is encoded by the exons ATGGGATCTCAGTGCATGGGTTTCGCAGTCCTGCTGCTCTCGCTTCTGCTCGTCTCACCGGCTTCTCTCTCGTATGCCAAGGACACCCTCGAACTAGACGGGTACATCGAAGACGGCGAGACGCTGATCTCCGCCGGCGAGATCTTCGAGCTTGGCTTCTTCAGCCCCGGCAGCTCCAAGTACCGGTACATCGGGATTTGGTACTACAACTTCTCCACCGACACCGTCCTCTGGGTGGCCAACCGCGAGGCGCCCGTTCACGACACCTCAGGCCGCCTTGCCGTCGGCGGCGACGGCAACCTCGTGGTCCTGAACGGCAGCCGGAGCGTCCTGTGGTCCTCGAACGTGTCCTTGTCGTCGAACGCGTCGACGGTGCAGCTGCTGGACGATGGCAACCTCGTGCTCAACGACACCGGCCGCGTCGCATGGCAGAGCTTCGAGAACCCCACCGACACGTACCTGCCCGGCATGAAGGTCGGCCTCGACCTCACCACCAACGTGAACCAGTACATCACGTCGTGGAAGAGCAGCGACGACCCGGCGCCGGGGAACTACTCCATGGGCGTCGACCCCAACCGGTCGACTCAGATCTTCGTGTGGGAGGGGACGAAGCCGCGGTGGAGGTCCGGGCGGTGGAACGGGCAGGTCTTCATCGGGATCCAGAACATGGTGCCCACCTACATCTACGGGTTCAAGCTGAGCAACTTCGAGCTGGAGAAGAAGATGTACTTCTACTACAACGCGTTCAACAGCTCGCACCGCTACGTGCTCACATGGGAGGGGATCGAAAAGCATTTGACATGGAAGGACGACACCAAGTTCTGGTCTACGTTCTGGGCGCAACCCATCACGGACTGCGAGCTCTACAACAAATGCGGCAACTACGGGAGCTGCACCGACGAGAACACCCCGATATGCTCTTGCTTAAAGGGATACGTGCCGGCGGTGGAGGCGGAGTGGAGCAGCGGGAACTGGACCAGTGGGTGCGTGAGGAGAACGCCATTGCAGTGCGAGAGGAACAGCAGCGGCGGAGCTGGGAGCGTACAGACCGACGGGTTCTGGAAGATGGAAGGGGTGAAGCTGCCGGACTTGTCGGACTGGGCCTCGGGCGTCGTCGACGAAGACGGATGCGGAGCCGCCTGCTTGGGTAATTGCTCTTGCCAAGCCTACGCGTACGTGACCGGGATCGGATGCCTGGTGTGGGGTGTGGATTTGGTTGACATACACATCTTTTCCAGCGGCGGCAATGACATGTACCTCCGCCTTGCTGCGTCGGAGATCC agaccaagaagaagaagagcttcgtGATACTCATAGTTGTTTTAGCAGTGGTCTTATCACTGGGATGCATCTACCTGTTCTTCAAGTGCAAGAAAAGAATCAGAGGTACAGCTCGTGATG CGTTCTATCGACGGAGAGGAGGCGGAGGAATCGTGTCGGTCGATCCCAACAGAGATAGAGATCGAGCAGAAGGTGGAGTGTCGTTTCGCATTCCAGATGAATCGAAGGACCAAAAATGCCAAGAGCTGCCTCTGTTTAGTTTCGATTCGATCGTTGCTTCCACATCCAACTTTGCACTCGCCAATCTGCTCGGTGAAGGTGGATTCGGTCCTGTTTACAAG GGTACGCTACCTGGAGGCCAAGAAGTAGCTCTAAAGAGACTGTCAAGGAGCTCGGGACAAGGCGAGACCGAATTCAAGAATGAGGTCATCCTAATGGCAAAGCTACAGCACAGGAACCTCGTGAGGCTCTTGGGTTGTTGCATTCATGGAGAAGAGAGGATACTCGTCTACGAATACATGCCCAATAGAAGCTTGAATGCCTTCCTTTTTG ATCCGAGAAAGAAGGGATTGCTGGAGTGGAAGACGAGGTACGACATCATCGAAGGGATCGCCCGAGGCCTCCTCTACCTTCACAGGGACTCGAGACTACGGATCATACACCGGGATCTGAAGGCCAGCAACATATTGCTGGACAAGGACATGAATCCCAAGATCTCAGATTTCGGCATGGCGAGGATCTTCGGCAGTGACGACAACGAAACAAACACGAAAAGGGTGGTGGGAACATA TGGTTATATGTCTCCGGAGTACGCAATGCAAGGAGTCTTCTCTGTGAAATCCGACGTTTATAGCTTCGGTGTGCTGCTTCTAGAGATTGTGAGCGGACGAAAGAACAGCAGTTTCGCGCATCAAGACTCGTCACTTAACCTCCTAGGCAGC GCATGGAAGCTGTGGAACGAGGACAACGTGATGGAGTTTGTGGATCCGGCGATAAGGGATTCATGCTCACCGAGGCAGGCATCGAGGTGCGTCAACGTGGGGCTCTTGTGCGTGCAGGACCGGCCAAATGATCGACCAACGATGTCGTCGGTAGTAATAATGTTGGAGGGTGGGACTGCTGCTTATCCACAGCCGAAACAGCCCACGTTTTCAGCAGAAAGGAGCCCCAGCGATACGGAGTCATCCACGTTTGGTCTCAGAGTTGCTTCCGCCAGTAACTCCATCACTTTGCTCACTGCAAGATAG